A window from Intestinimonas massiliensis (ex Afouda et al. 2020) encodes these proteins:
- the rplO gene encoding 50S ribosomal protein L15 — MNLHDLSPAEGSVKSNYRKGRGHGSGNGKTAGRGHKGQKARSGGGVRVGFEGGQMPLARRIPKRGFHNIFAKPLEIVNVSALNKFEDGATVNVCDLLEKGILSKCEYGVKILGNGSVSKKLTVRATAFSASAKEKIEAAGGKAEVV; from the coding sequence ATGAATCTGCATGATCTGTCTCCGGCTGAGGGCTCTGTGAAGAGCAACTACCGGAAGGGCCGGGGCCACGGTTCCGGCAACGGCAAGACGGCCGGCCGCGGCCACAAGGGCCAGAAGGCCCGCTCCGGCGGCGGCGTCCGCGTCGGGTTCGAAGGCGGCCAGATGCCTCTGGCCCGCCGTATCCCCAAGCGGGGCTTCCACAACATCTTTGCCAAGCCCCTGGAGATCGTCAACGTCTCTGCCCTGAATAAATTTGAGGACGGCGCTACCGTCAATGTTTGCGATCTGCTGGAAAAGGGTATCCTTTCCAAGTGCGAATATGGCGTGAAAATCCTGGGCAACGGCAGCGTCAGCAAAAAGCTGACGGTCCGCGCCACCGCGTTCTCCGCCTCCGCCAAGGAGAAGATCGAGGCTGCCGGCGGAAAGGCGGAGGTGGTCTGA
- the rplF gene encoding 50S ribosomal protein L6 — MSRIGRTPISVPAGVEVKIGDDNLVTVKGPKGTLTQKLSSAMTLTQEGGELHVTRPNDLKENRSLHGLTRTLLHNMVVGVTEGFKKELDVNGVGYRVAKDGKKLVMNIGFSHQVTMEEPEGITIDVPNPNKIIISGADKQKVGQFAAEVREKRPPEPYKGKGIKYTDEVIRRKEGKTGVKKK; from the coding sequence ATGTCTAGAATCGGAAGAACGCCCATCTCTGTCCCCGCCGGCGTGGAAGTCAAGATCGGCGACGACAATCTGGTGACCGTGAAGGGCCCCAAGGGCACCCTCACCCAGAAGCTCAGCTCCGCCATGACCCTCACCCAGGAGGGCGGCGAGCTGCATGTGACCCGGCCCAACGACCTGAAGGAGAACCGCTCCCTCCACGGCCTGACCCGCACCCTGCTGCACAACATGGTGGTGGGCGTGACCGAGGGCTTTAAGAAGGAGCTGGACGTCAACGGCGTCGGCTACCGTGTGGCCAAGGACGGCAAGAAGCTGGTCATGAACATCGGCTTCTCTCACCAGGTCACCATGGAAGAGCCCGAGGGCATCACCATCGACGTGCCCAACCCCAACAAGATCATCATCTCCGGCGCTGACAAGCAGAAGGTGGGCCAGTTTGCCGCCGAGGTCAGAGAGAAACGTCCCCCCGAGCCTTATAAGGGCAAGGGTATCAAATACACTGACGAGGTCATCCGCCGCAAGGAAGGCAAGACCGGCGTCAAGAAGAAATAA
- a CDS encoding DNA-directed RNA polymerase subunit alpha, whose product MVEIEKPRIECVENPGDGSYGKYVVEPLERGYGTTLGNSLRRILLSSLPGTAVTSIKIAGIQHEFSTIPGVKEDVTEIVLNVKGIIAKLHSEGVKTVYIEMSGEGEVTAGDIKADGEVEVLNPTHHIATLGPDATLNMELTLSHGRGYVPADRNKPAQTIIGLIPVDSIYTPVKKVNYTVENTRVGDLTDFDKLTLEVWTNGTITARDAVSLGARILCDHFMLFTDLSETMGNKSTVVEKAEAQRDKVLELTIEELDLSVRSFNCLKRANINTVEDLISKTEDEMMKVRNLGRKSLEEVINKLAMMGLSLASDENN is encoded by the coding sequence ATGGTAGAAATCGAAAAGCCGCGCATCGAATGCGTGGAGAATCCCGGTGACGGCTCCTACGGCAAGTACGTGGTCGAGCCCCTGGAGCGCGGCTATGGCACGACTCTGGGCAACTCCCTGCGCCGCATCCTGCTCTCGTCTCTGCCCGGTACCGCGGTCACCTCCATCAAGATCGCCGGTATCCAGCATGAGTTCTCCACCATCCCTGGTGTAAAGGAAGACGTGACGGAGATCGTCCTCAACGTGAAAGGCATCATCGCCAAGCTGCACTCCGAGGGCGTGAAGACGGTGTATATCGAGATGAGCGGCGAGGGTGAGGTCACGGCCGGCGACATCAAGGCGGACGGAGAGGTGGAGGTGCTCAACCCCACCCACCACATCGCCACCCTGGGTCCCGACGCCACCCTCAACATGGAGCTCACCCTGTCCCACGGTCGGGGCTATGTCCCCGCCGACCGGAACAAGCCCGCCCAGACCATCATCGGGCTCATCCCGGTGGACTCCATCTACACCCCCGTCAAGAAGGTCAACTACACGGTGGAGAACACCCGCGTGGGCGACCTGACCGACTTCGACAAGCTGACGCTGGAGGTGTGGACCAACGGCACCATCACGGCCCGGGATGCCGTGAGCCTCGGTGCCCGCATCCTGTGCGACCACTTCATGCTGTTCACCGACCTGAGCGAGACCATGGGCAACAAATCCACCGTGGTGGAGAAGGCCGAGGCGCAGCGCGACAAGGTGCTGGAGCTGACCATCGAAGAGCTGGATCTGTCGGTCCGGTCCTTCAACTGCCTCAAGCGGGCCAACATCAACACGGTGGAGGACCTGATCTCCAAGACCGAGGACGAGATGATGAAGGTGCGCAATCTGGGCCGGAAGAGCCTGGAAGAGGTCATCAACAAGCTGGCTATGATGGGCCTGTCCCTGGCCAGCGACGAGAACAACTGA
- a CDS encoding type Z 30S ribosomal protein S14, which yields MAKKSMILKQQAEPKFSTRRYNRCKICGRPHAYLRDYGICRICFRELAYKGQIPGVKKASW from the coding sequence ATGGCTAAGAAATCCATGATCCTCAAGCAGCAGGCTGAGCCCAAGTTCTCCACCCGGCGCTACAACCGGTGCAAGATCTGCGGCCGCCCCCACGCCTACCTGCGGGACTACGGCATCTGCCGTATCTGCTTCCGCGAGCTGGCTTACAAAGGTCAGATTCCCGGGGTCAAAAAGGCGAGCTGGTAA
- the rpsE gene encoding 30S ribosomal protein S5 — translation MARFEREPSEFTEKLVSLNRVSKTVKGGRVMKFAALMVVGDEKGRVGFGTGKAAEVPEAIRKGIEDAKKNMCTITRSGTTIPHEVIGEFGAGRVLLKPAAPGTGIIAGGPVRAVMEAAGIRDIRAKCLRSNNPQNVVSATFEGLKALRGPEEIARIRGKSVEEIVG, via the coding sequence ATGGCTAGATTTGAAAGAGAACCCAGCGAGTTCACCGAGAAGCTCGTTTCTCTGAACCGCGTGTCCAAGACCGTCAAGGGCGGCCGCGTGATGAAGTTTGCCGCTCTGATGGTAGTGGGCGACGAGAAGGGCCGGGTCGGCTTCGGCACCGGCAAGGCCGCCGAGGTGCCCGAGGCCATCCGCAAGGGCATCGAGGACGCCAAGAAGAACATGTGCACCATCACCCGCTCCGGCACCACCATCCCCCACGAGGTGATCGGTGAGTTCGGCGCTGGCCGCGTGCTTCTGAAGCCCGCCGCCCCCGGTACCGGCATCATTGCCGGCGGCCCCGTCCGCGCCGTCATGGAAGCGGCCGGCATCCGGGACATCCGCGCCAAGTGCCTGCGCTCCAACAACCCGCAGAACGTGGTCTCCGCGACCTTCGAGGGCCTGAAGGCTCTCCGCGGTCCCGAGGAGATCGCCCGTATCCGCGGCAAGAGCGTGGAAGAAATCGTAGGTTAA
- a CDS encoding adenylate kinase: MKLILLGPPGAGKGTQAEILSKDLAIPTISTGNILRAAVKAGTPIGRKAKAFMDAGKLVPDAVIIGIIRERLEEADCANGFILDGVPRTIAQAEALEEAGVLFDAVISLEVSDEAIVKRMDGRRVCTHCGTPFHVETKPPKAEGVCDACGGALIERDDDKPETVRARLTVYHEETEPLKHFYEKRGKLRTVPGDLGTIEETTKAIERALEAAH; encoded by the coding sequence ATGAAACTGATTCTGCTGGGACCTCCAGGCGCCGGAAAAGGCACCCAGGCCGAGATCCTCTCCAAGGATTTGGCCATCCCGACCATCTCCACCGGAAACATCCTCCGGGCCGCCGTCAAGGCGGGCACGCCCATCGGCCGGAAGGCCAAGGCCTTCATGGACGCGGGCAAGCTGGTCCCCGATGCGGTCATCATCGGAATCATCCGGGAGCGGCTGGAAGAGGCGGACTGCGCCAATGGCTTTATCCTGGACGGGGTGCCCCGCACCATCGCCCAGGCCGAGGCTCTGGAGGAGGCCGGCGTCCTCTTTGACGCTGTCATCTCCCTGGAGGTCTCCGACGAGGCCATTGTCAAGCGCATGGACGGCCGCCGGGTCTGCACCCACTGTGGTACCCCCTTCCATGTGGAAACCAAGCCTCCCAAGGCCGAGGGCGTCTGTGATGCCTGCGGCGGCGCCCTCATCGAGCGCGACGACGACAAGCCGGAGACGGTACGCGCCCGGCTGACGGTCTACCACGAGGAGACCGAGCCTTTGAAGCACTTCTATGAGAAGCGCGGCAAGCTCCGCACCGTGCCCGGCGATCTGGGCACCATTGAGGAGACGACGAAGGCCATCGAAAGGGCTCTGGAGGCCGCCCATTGA
- the rplR gene encoding 50S ribosomal protein L18, which translates to MIKRPNTNAQRLKRHKRVRSKISGTPERPRLNVFRSETNIYAQIIDDVAGKTLVSASSLEKGFACDGTKSDAAKQVGQMVAERAKAAGITTVVFDRGGYVYHGRVAALAEGAREGGLEF; encoded by the coding sequence ATGATCAAGAGACCGAATACCAACGCCCAGCGGCTTAAGCGCCATAAGCGCGTGCGTTCCAAAATTTCCGGCACGCCCGAGCGTCCCCGTCTGAACGTGTTCCGCAGCGAGACCAACATCTATGCCCAGATCATCGACGATGTGGCGGGCAAGACCCTGGTCTCCGCCTCTTCCCTGGAGAAGGGCTTCGCGTGCGACGGCACCAAGTCTGACGCCGCCAAGCAGGTGGGCCAGATGGTGGCCGAGCGCGCCAAGGCCGCCGGCATCACCACCGTGGTGTTCGACCGCGGCGGCTATGTCTACCACGGCCGGGTCGCTGCTCTGGCTGAGGGCGCCCGCGAGGGCGGCCTGGAATTTTAA
- the map gene encoding type I methionyl aminopeptidase — protein MISLKSPREIELMRRAGALTAQARALAGSMVEPGVTTLEIDHAVRDFIRSHGAEPSFLNYGGYPGSACISINDVVIHGIPDHRKLMEGDIVSVDVGAYLEGFHGDCCATFPCGKVSDAAMDLIQVTRQSFFEGLKMARQGNRVSDISHAVQQYVEKHGYSVVRDFVGHGVGAKLHEPPEVPNFGPAGHGARLLPGMVIAVEPMVNAGDWPVRVLKDKWTTVTVDGSLAAHYENTILITEGEPELLTPIGDSPYV, from the coding sequence ATGATTTCCTTAAAATCCCCCCGCGAGATCGAGCTGATGCGCCGGGCCGGCGCCCTGACGGCTCAGGCCCGTGCGCTGGCCGGCTCCATGGTCGAACCGGGTGTCACCACCCTGGAGATTGACCACGCCGTCCGGGACTTTATCCGTTCCCACGGGGCAGAGCCCTCCTTTCTGAATTATGGGGGCTATCCCGGCTCCGCCTGCATCTCCATCAACGATGTGGTCATCCACGGCATTCCGGACCACCGGAAGCTGATGGAGGGCGATATCGTCAGCGTGGACGTGGGCGCCTATCTGGAGGGCTTCCACGGCGACTGCTGCGCCACCTTCCCCTGCGGCAAGGTGAGCGACGCGGCCATGGACCTGATCCAGGTCACTCGCCAGAGCTTCTTTGAGGGGCTCAAAATGGCGCGGCAGGGCAATCGGGTCTCCGACATTTCCCACGCGGTGCAGCAGTATGTGGAAAAGCATGGCTACTCCGTGGTGCGGGACTTCGTGGGCCACGGCGTGGGCGCCAAGCTCCACGAGCCCCCGGAGGTCCCCAACTTCGGACCCGCGGGACACGGGGCCAGGCTGCTGCCGGGTATGGTCATCGCGGTGGAGCCCATGGTGAATGCCGGCGACTGGCCGGTCCGGGTCCTGAAGGACAAGTGGACCACCGTCACCGTGGACGGCTCGCTGGCCGCCCATTACGAGAACACCATCCTCATCACCGAGGGAGAGCCGGAGCTGCTCACCCCCATCGGAGACAGCCCTTATGTATGA
- the rplQ gene encoding 50S ribosomal protein L17 yields MSGYRKLGKPTDQRKAMLRAMVTYLLENGQIKTTVTRAREVAPMTEKMITLAKKNNLATYRQALAFITKEDVAKKLFDEIGPKYADRDGGYTRIVKIGPRRGDAAEMAIIQLV; encoded by the coding sequence ATGTCCGGATACCGCAAGCTGGGCAAGCCGACCGATCAGCGGAAGGCGATGCTGCGCGCCATGGTGACCTACCTGCTGGAGAACGGTCAGATCAAGACCACCGTTACCCGTGCCAGGGAAGTGGCCCCCATGACCGAGAAGATGATTACCCTGGCCAAGAAGAATAACCTGGCCACCTACCGTCAAGCTCTGGCCTTCATCACCAAGGAGGACGTGGCCAAGAAGCTGTTTGACGAGATCGGCCCAAAGTATGCTGACCGTGACGGCGGCTACACCCGTATCGTCAAGATCGGCCCCCGCCGCGGCGACGCCGCTGAGATGGCCATCATCCAGTTGGTGTAA
- the rpsK gene encoding 30S ribosomal protein S11: protein MAANTKGKKVVRKRRERKNIEKGAVHIRSSFNNTMVTVTDTQGNALSWASSGGLGFRGSRKSTPFAAQTAAETAAKAAMEHGLKSVEVYVKGPGSGREAAIRALQAVGLEVTLIKDVTPIPHNGCRPPKRRRV from the coding sequence ATGGCTGCGAATACCAAGGGCAAAAAAGTGGTGCGTAAGCGCCGCGAGCGTAAGAATATCGAGAAGGGCGCCGTGCATATCCGCTCTTCCTTCAATAACACCATGGTCACTGTGACCGACACCCAGGGCAACGCCCTGAGCTGGGCCTCCTCCGGCGGCCTGGGCTTCCGCGGCTCCCGGAAATCCACCCCCTTCGCCGCCCAGACGGCTGCTGAGACTGCCGCCAAGGCCGCGATGGAGCATGGACTCAAGAGCGTGGAAGTGTACGTGAAGGGCCCCGGTTCCGGCCGTGAGGCCGCGATCCGCGCGCTGCAGGCCGTGGGCCTGGAAGTCACCCTCATCAAGGACGTGACGCCCATCCCCCACAATGGCTGCCGCCCGCCCAAGCGCCGCCGCGTCTGA
- the rpmD gene encoding 50S ribosomal protein L30 has product MAKLNIKLVKSLNGRIAKHKATAEALGLRKIGDTTVQPDNEATRGKIAHIGYLLQVTEEK; this is encoded by the coding sequence ATGGCTAAGCTGAACATTAAGCTGGTCAAGAGCCTGAACGGCCGCATCGCCAAGCATAAGGCGACTGCCGAGGCTCTTGGGCTTCGTAAGATCGGCGACACCACCGTGCAGCCCGACAATGAGGCCACGCGCGGCAAGATCGCCCACATCGGTTACCTTCTGCAGGTGACCGAGGAAAAGTGA
- a CDS encoding KOW domain-containing RNA-binding protein: MYDVGQIVRSLAGHDKQGLFCVIGAQGEHLLLADGKRRRVASPKRKKCGHVSPLGASGHPAVQKLKSGQPVSDRELRRALGAFRDELGRDQGGN; this comes from the coding sequence ATGTATGACGTGGGGCAGATCGTCCGCTCCCTGGCCGGGCACGACAAACAGGGGCTCTTCTGCGTGATCGGCGCGCAGGGGGAGCACCTGCTGCTGGCCGACGGAAAGCGGCGCAGAGTGGCGTCGCCCAAGCGCAAAAAGTGCGGCCATGTGTCGCCGCTGGGCGCATCCGGGCATCCGGCCGTCCAGAAGCTGAAGAGCGGCCAGCCGGTGTCCGACCGGGAGCTGCGGAGGGCGCTGGGCGCCTTCCGGGACGAGTTAGGTAGAGACCAAGGAGGGAATTAG
- a CDS encoding aminotransferase class I/II-fold pyridoxal phosphate-dependent enzyme, whose product MEFAKRMERFETGIFSKLLDLKSARLAAGGTVVDMSIGAPNLAPAEHVMRALADAAMDPKNYIYAIQDLNELHQAVAAWYQRRYGVTLDPAAQITSLLGSQEGLAHIALTLADEGDVVLVPDPCYPVFADGPKLAGAELHYMPMKPEKDFVIDLRDIPTEVAKRAKLMVVSYPNNPTTAMAPDAFYRDLIAFAREYGIGVLHDNAYSELVYDGAQWGSFLRFEGAADVGVEFNSLSKTYALAGARVGFCVGNAEMVGQLAKLKSNMDYGMFLPVQRAAIAAITGDQSCVETTRRAYEARRNYLCDGLTALGWNVPRCSSTMFVWAKIPEGFGDSQHFCEQLLQRTGLLVTPGSAFGPSGEGYVRLALVRTEAEMKLALDNIRESRLLV is encoded by the coding sequence ATGGAATTTGCAAAACGGATGGAGCGCTTCGAGACCGGCATCTTTTCCAAGCTGCTGGACCTGAAGAGCGCCCGACTGGCGGCGGGCGGCACGGTAGTGGATATGAGCATCGGCGCGCCCAATCTGGCGCCGGCGGAGCACGTGATGCGGGCCTTGGCCGACGCAGCCATGGACCCCAAAAACTACATCTACGCCATTCAGGATCTGAATGAGCTGCATCAGGCGGTGGCGGCCTGGTATCAGCGGCGCTACGGGGTGACGCTGGACCCGGCGGCGCAGATCACCTCGCTGCTGGGCTCCCAGGAGGGGCTGGCCCATATTGCGCTGACCCTGGCCGACGAGGGGGACGTGGTGCTGGTGCCCGACCCCTGCTACCCGGTCTTTGCCGACGGGCCCAAGCTGGCCGGGGCGGAGCTGCACTATATGCCGATGAAGCCGGAGAAGGACTTCGTCATCGACCTGCGGGATATCCCCACGGAGGTGGCCAAGCGGGCCAAGCTGATGGTGGTGTCCTACCCCAATAACCCCACTACGGCCATGGCTCCCGACGCCTTCTACCGCGACCTGATCGCCTTTGCCCGGGAGTACGGGATCGGCGTCCTCCACGACAACGCCTACAGTGAGCTGGTCTACGACGGGGCGCAGTGGGGCAGCTTCCTGCGTTTTGAGGGGGCTGCCGACGTGGGCGTGGAGTTCAATTCCCTCTCCAAGACCTACGCTCTGGCCGGGGCCCGGGTGGGCTTCTGCGTGGGCAATGCCGAGATGGTGGGACAGTTGGCCAAGCTGAAGTCCAATATGGACTACGGCATGTTCCTGCCCGTCCAGCGGGCGGCCATCGCCGCCATTACCGGAGATCAGAGCTGTGTGGAGACCACCCGGCGGGCCTATGAGGCGCGGCGCAACTACCTGTGCGACGGCCTGACCGCCCTGGGCTGGAACGTCCCCCGGTGTTCCTCCACCATGTTTGTGTGGGCCAAGATCCCGGAGGGATTTGGGGATTCCCAGCACTTTTGTGAGCAGCTCCTCCAGCGTACCGGCCTGCTGGTGACGCCGGGCAGCGCCTTCGGCCCCTCGGGAGAGGGCTATGTGCGCCTGGCCCTGGTGCGTACCGAGGCGGAGATGAAGCTGGCCCTGGACAACATCCGGGAAAGCCGTCTGCTGGTCTGA
- the rpmJ gene encoding 50S ribosomal protein L36: protein MKVRPSVKPMCEKCKIIKRKGKVMVICENPKHKQRQG from the coding sequence ATGAAAGTTAGACCGTCCGTGAAGCCCATGTGCGAGAAGTGCAAGATCATCAAGCGCAAGGGCAAAGTCATGGTCATTTGCGAAAACCCCAAGCACAAGCAGAGACAAGGTTAA
- the infA gene encoding translation initiation factor IF-1, with protein MAKSDMIELEGVVTEALPNTTFHVDIGNGHIILAHISGKLRMNFIRILPGDKVTVQMSPYDLTRGRITWRSK; from the coding sequence TTGGCAAAAAGCGACATGATCGAGCTGGAAGGTGTCGTCACCGAGGCTCTGCCCAACACCACCTTCCATGTGGACATCGGAAACGGGCACATCATCCTGGCCCACATCTCTGGAAAACTCCGCATGAATTTTATTCGAATTCTGCCTGGGGACAAGGTAACGGTGCAGATGTCGCCGTATGATCTGACCCGGGGCCGGATCACCTGGCGGTCGAAATAA
- the rpsD gene encoding 30S ribosomal protein S4, translated as MARDTGAVCRKCRREGQKLFLKGDRCYTDKCAVERRPFAPGQHGNARNKKMSEYGMQLREKQKARRYYGVLESQFRKYYEMANAKKGVTGENLLSILETRLDNVIYRLGFAMSRPEARQLVRHGHFTINGKKVDIPSYLVKPGEVIALKDSSRSLDKFKGSLEANGSRPAPKWLDFDQNTLTAKVVAFPAREDIDLPIEEHLIVELYSK; from the coding sequence ATGGCAAGAGATACCGGAGCGGTCTGCCGCAAGTGCCGTCGGGAAGGCCAGAAGCTGTTCCTGAAGGGCGACCGCTGCTATACCGACAAGTGCGCCGTTGAGCGCCGCCCCTTCGCGCCCGGCCAGCACGGCAACGCGAGGAACAAGAAGATGAGCGAGTACGGCATGCAGCTTCGTGAGAAGCAGAAGGCCCGCCGCTACTACGGCGTGCTGGAGAGCCAGTTCCGCAAGTACTATGAGATGGCCAACGCCAAGAAGGGCGTCACCGGCGAGAACCTGCTGTCCATTCTGGAGACCCGTCTGGACAACGTGATCTACCGCCTGGGCTTCGCCATGAGCCGGCCCGAGGCCCGTCAGCTCGTCCGTCACGGCCACTTCACCATCAACGGCAAGAAGGTGGATATCCCCTCCTACCTGGTGAAGCCCGGCGAAGTCATCGCTCTGAAGGATTCCAGCCGCAGTCTGGATAAGTTCAAGGGCTCCCTGGAGGCCAACGGCTCCCGTCCCGCTCCCAAGTGGCTCGATTTTGACCAGAATACGCTCACGGCCAAGGTGGTGGCCTTCCCCGCACGGGAGGACATCGACCTGCCCATCGAGGAGCATCTGATCGTCGAGTTGTATTCCAAGTAA
- the secY gene encoding preprotein translocase subunit SecY, translating to MIQTIKNAWKIEELRKKILFTVFALLIFRLGSAVPVPFVDTQALGTYLDSMSGTIFGLMNAMSGGSFSTATVFALSIQPYINSSIIIQLLTVAIPALERLQKDGGEEGRKKIAAITRYTTVGIALLQGFGYYTLIKANGLLDLGDMNGVWAGVVIVASFVAGSAFIMWLGEQITEFGIGNGISIILFAGIVSRGPSMVMSMYTGVTRWLNPLTTEQMSSLNWTAEQIAAYQKSLLHPAFIPVIIIGMLALIVFIVFIQNAERRIPVQYAKRVVGRKMYGGQASHIPMKVNMSGVLPIIFAQSIAALPATIGMFAGKTVDSEGFWGGFLKLFDTSGVAYIIIYFLLILGFSYFYSTIQFNPIEVANNLKKNGGFIPGFRPGKPTADFIQKVLNKITLFGALYLSVIAILPIVTGNIFGYSNLAIGGTSIIIVVGVALETVKAMEAQMLMRHYKGFLE from the coding sequence GTGATCCAGACCATCAAAAACGCCTGGAAAATTGAAGAGCTGCGCAAGAAGATCCTTTTCACCGTCTTTGCTCTGCTGATTTTCCGGCTGGGTTCCGCCGTGCCCGTGCCCTTCGTGGACACCCAGGCGCTGGGGACCTATCTGGATAGTATGAGCGGCACCATTTTCGGCCTGATGAACGCCATGAGCGGCGGCAGCTTCAGTACGGCAACGGTATTCGCACTGTCCATCCAGCCCTATATCAACAGCTCCATCATCATCCAGCTCCTCACCGTCGCCATCCCCGCCCTGGAGCGTCTCCAGAAGGACGGCGGCGAGGAGGGCCGGAAGAAGATTGCGGCCATCACCCGCTACACCACCGTGGGTATTGCACTGCTTCAGGGCTTCGGCTACTACACCCTCATCAAGGCCAACGGCCTGCTGGACCTGGGCGACATGAACGGCGTTTGGGCCGGTGTGGTCATCGTGGCGTCCTTCGTGGCCGGCTCCGCCTTTATCATGTGGCTGGGTGAGCAGATCACCGAGTTCGGTATCGGCAACGGCATCTCCATCATCCTGTTCGCCGGTATCGTCTCCCGCGGTCCGTCCATGGTCATGAGCATGTATACCGGCGTCACCCGCTGGCTCAACCCTCTGACCACCGAGCAGATGAGCAGCCTGAACTGGACGGCGGAACAAATCGCCGCCTATCAGAAGAGCCTGCTGCACCCCGCCTTTATCCCTGTCATCATCATCGGCATGCTGGCCCTGATCGTCTTTATCGTCTTCATCCAGAATGCCGAGCGCCGCATCCCCGTCCAGTACGCCAAGCGCGTGGTGGGCCGGAAGATGTACGGCGGCCAGGCCAGCCACATCCCCATGAAGGTGAACATGTCCGGCGTGCTGCCCATCATCTTCGCCCAGTCCATCGCTGCGCTGCCGGCCACCATCGGCATGTTTGCCGGTAAGACCGTGGACAGCGAGGGCTTCTGGGGCGGCTTCCTGAAGCTGTTTGACACCAGCGGCGTGGCCTATATCATTATCTACTTCCTGCTGATCCTGGGCTTCAGCTACTTCTATTCCACCATCCAGTTCAACCCCATCGAGGTGGCCAACAACCTGAAGAAGAACGGCGGCTTCATCCCCGGCTTCCGGCCGGGCAAGCCCACCGCCGACTTTATTCAAAAGGTGCTCAACAAGATCACCCTGTTCGGGGCGTTGTATCTGTCCGTCATCGCCATCCTGCCCATCGTGACCGGTAATATCTTCGGTTACAGCAACCTGGCCATCGGCGGCACCTCCATCATCATCGTCGTGGGCGTGGCTCTCGAGACCGTGAAGGCCATGGAGGCCCAGATGCTGATGCGCCACTACAAGGGCTTTTTGGAGTAA
- the rpsM gene encoding 30S ribosomal protein S13: MARIAGIDLPKDKRVEIGLTYIYGIGRTSANKILKEAGINPDTRVKDLTDADEAKLREVIANSYTVEGDLRRDVAMDIKRLTEIGCYRGIRHRKGLPVRGQRSKTNARTRKGPKRTVANKKK; encoded by the coding sequence ATGGCACGTATTGCCGGCATTGACCTGCCGAAGGATAAGAGAGTCGAGATCGGCCTCACCTATATCTACGGCATCGGGCGCACCAGCGCCAACAAAATCCTGAAGGAAGCCGGGATCAATCCCGACACCCGGGTAAAAGACCTGACCGACGCCGACGAGGCGAAGCTGCGCGAGGTCATCGCCAACAGCTATACCGTGGAGGGCGACCTGCGCCGCGACGTGGCGATGGACATTAAGCGCCTGACCGAGATTGGCTGCTACCGCGGCATCCGTCACCGCAAGGGCCTGCCGGTCCGCGGCCAGCGCAGCAAGACCAACGCCCGTACCCGCAAGGGTCCGAAGCGCACGGTTGCCAACAAGAAGAAGTAA
- the rpsH gene encoding 30S ribosomal protein S8 produces the protein MHITDPIADMLTRIRNANNAKHDTVDVPASNMKKSIAQILLEEGYIKNFQLIDDGTQGVIRITLKYLPGKEKVITGLRRVSKPGLRVYAGAEELPRVLRGLGIAIVSTSKGVMTDKAARAAHVGGEVLAFVW, from the coding sequence ATGCACATCACGGACCCCATTGCGGATATGCTCACCCGCATCCGCAACGCCAACAACGCGAAGCATGACACCGTGGACGTTCCCGCGTCCAACATGAAAAAGTCCATCGCGCAGATCTTGCTGGAGGAAGGCTATATCAAGAACTTCCAGCTCATCGACGACGGTACGCAGGGCGTCATCCGCATCACCCTGAAGTACCTGCCCGGCAAGGAGAAGGTCATCACCGGCCTTCGCCGTGTTTCCAAGCCCGGCCTGCGGGTCTACGCCGGAGCCGAAGAGCTCCCCCGCGTCCTGCGTGGTCTGGGTATCGCTATCGTGTCCACGTCCAAGGGCGTCATGACCGACAAGGCTGCCCGTGCAGCCCATGTCGGCGGTGAAGTCCTGGCCTTCGTGTGGTAA